ACTTGGAAACCTGCTTTAACAGGTGCTGCTGCCATTGATGCAGTTGGAGAACCTTATCCGGATGAAACACATGATATTTGTGTCGCTTCAGATGCTGTTTTATTTGGTGCTATCGGTCATCCAAAATATGATAATAATCCTTCTGCAACGGTTCGTCCAGAACAAGGATTGTTAAAAATGCGTAAAAAATTAGGTTTATTTGCAAATGTTAGACCAACGTTTACGTTCCCTTCTTTATTAGATAAATCTCCTTTAAAAAGAGAAAGAATAGAAGGAACTGATTTGGTTTTTTTACGTGAATTAACGGGAGGTATTTACTTTGGTGAAAAAGGTAGAAGAGATGAAGGAGAAACTGCTTTTGATAATTGTGTGTACACAAGAGCTGAGGTACAAAGATTAGCTGTAAAAGGTTTTGAATTGGCAATGACGCGTTCTAAAAAATTATGTTGTGTAGACAAAGCCAACGTTTTAGAAACTTCTAGATTATGGAGAGAAACTGTACAGGCTATGGAAAAAGATTATCCAGAAGTTGAGGTTACTTACGAATTTGTAGATGCAGTTGCAATGCGTTTAGTACAATGGCCAAATAGTTATGATGTATTAATTACAGAAAACTTATTCGGAGATATTTTAACAGATGAAGCTTCTGTAATTTCTGGTTCTATGGGATTAATGCCTTCGGCTTCTGTAGGAACTGAAAATGCTTTATTTGAGCCAATACACGGTTCTTACCCACAAGCAACAGGTTTAAACATTGCAAACCCAATGGCTACTGTTTTATCTGCAGCAATGATGTTTGAAAACTTTGGTTTACAAGAAGAAGGAAAAGCAATTAGAGCAGCTGTAAATAAAGCTTTAGATGCTGGTTTTGTTACTGAAGATTTAGCCGATGGCGGAAAAGCTTATGGAACGAAAGAAGTAGGAGACTGGTTAGCAAAAAACATCTAGT
The nucleotide sequence above comes from Polaribacter butkevichii. Encoded proteins:
- the leuB gene encoding 3-isopropylmalate dehydrogenase; its protein translation is MKLNIALLAGDGIGPEVIDQAVKVSDAIAKKFNHEITWKPALTGAAAIDAVGEPYPDETHDICVASDAVLFGAIGHPKYDNNPSATVRPEQGLLKMRKKLGLFANVRPTFTFPSLLDKSPLKRERIEGTDLVFLRELTGGIYFGEKGRRDEGETAFDNCVYTRAEVQRLAVKGFELAMTRSKKLCCVDKANVLETSRLWRETVQAMEKDYPEVEVTYEFVDAVAMRLVQWPNSYDVLITENLFGDILTDEASVISGSMGLMPSASVGTENALFEPIHGSYPQATGLNIANPMATVLSAAMMFENFGLQEEGKAIRAAVNKALDAGFVTEDLADGGKAYGTKEVGDWLAKNI